From the genome of Methanobacterium sp., one region includes:
- a CDS encoding TIGR03576 family pyridoxal phosphate-dependent enzyme: MLICSSLDEVKRRETALRFIAALVNQEGRSCLYDLSGLAGGFPVKKSDLNLLETYSGPAIFELNLQKEGKKHLAGEKVAAFNRTSAAILAAILALVKPGEEVLHYLPELPSHPSIPRSAKLRGASYREFDNLPDFQLSDETALVIITGSTMDHQVLPLNDFKRIIKISHQQQIPVLVDDASGARIRTVIYNQPRALDMGADLVVTSTDKLMNGPRAGLMAGKATLINRIKDKAHQFGLEAQPPIVAGIVRALEDFNPQRLLDSLDRRDKLNIMARNVMDGVEKTPTGIMISAKNLEKEITSKEGTTTLSARELATLMAMILLKEHHIVTIPAVGMPGVSATIRLDLAALDAGRVDDNQIINALKDSLKRVREIVNDDEACLSLLYEGI, from the coding sequence ATGCTCATATGTTCTTCCCTGGATGAAGTAAAAAGAAGAGAAACTGCATTAAGATTCATCGCAGCCCTGGTAAATCAAGAGGGAAGATCCTGTTTATACGACCTTTCAGGGCTAGCCGGAGGATTCCCAGTTAAAAAATCAGACCTTAACCTACTGGAAACCTATTCCGGTCCTGCTATTTTTGAATTAAACCTCCAGAAAGAGGGAAAAAAACACTTGGCTGGGGAGAAAGTAGCTGCATTCAACCGCACCAGTGCCGCCATACTGGCCGCCATACTGGCCCTGGTAAAACCCGGTGAAGAAGTACTACACTACCTACCAGAATTACCTTCACACCCGTCTATTCCCCGCAGTGCAAAGCTCCGGGGTGCATCTTACCGGGAATTTGACAATCTACCTGATTTCCAGCTCAGTGATGAAACAGCACTGGTAATTATAACCGGATCCACCATGGATCACCAGGTGCTTCCTTTAAATGATTTTAAGAGGATCATCAAGATTTCCCACCAGCAACAGATCCCGGTGCTGGTTGATGATGCATCCGGAGCACGGATACGCACCGTTATCTATAATCAACCCAGGGCACTGGACATGGGCGCGGATCTGGTTGTAACCAGTACTGACAAATTAATGAACGGCCCACGAGCAGGATTAATGGCAGGAAAAGCCACATTAATTAATCGGATAAAAGACAAGGCACATCAGTTTGGGCTGGAAGCCCAACCACCAATTGTTGCAGGCATTGTAAGGGCCCTGGAGGATTTCAACCCCCAGAGACTCTTAGATTCCCTGGATAGGAGGGATAAACTCAATATTATGGCCAGGAATGTGATGGATGGTGTTGAGAAAACACCCACAGGGATCATGATTTCAGCAAAAAACCTCGAAAAAGAAATCACCTCAAAAGAAGGGACCACCACCCTTTCCGCACGCGAGTTAGCCACTTTAATGGCCATGATACTCTTAAAAGAACATCACATAGTTACCATCCCTGCAGTGGGAATGCCTGGGGTATCGGCCACCATCCGCCTGGATCTCGCTGCACTTGATGCCGGAAGAGTGGATGATAATCAAATAATAAACGCTCTGAAGGACTCATTAAAACGAGTAAGGGAAATTGTAAATGATGATGAAGCCTGTTTGAGTCTTTTATATGAAGGGATCTGA
- a CDS encoding biotin--[acetyl-CoA-carboxylase] ligase: MHQKQILKTFHAQKDEYVSRDQLTSDVGISNIQLKDEIHSLKKEGYIIDSSPELGYRLIKTPNRLLPYEIQLDLATNFIGQEIHHYSEVDSTNEVAKELAEKGAVEGTIVIAESQRSGKGRRGKKWLSPSGGVWMTIILRPDIPLSQAPLLTLVTGVAVAETLAKDCSLDVGIKWPNDILIGEKKVCGILTEASAIGKRLDYVVVGIGIDLNVDVEAFPPKLREGATSLKRELDKEIQGVELVQDFLVNFETLYNDFTNGKFTEILNQWRRLSKTIGSYVEVHQKGRTVRGEAVGISKEGILILEMDDGSLHKVISGECIHFKGN; the protein is encoded by the coding sequence ATGCACCAGAAACAGATTTTAAAAACTTTCCATGCACAAAAGGATGAATATGTATCCCGTGACCAGTTAACATCTGATGTGGGTATATCAAATATTCAACTCAAAGATGAAATACATTCACTGAAAAAAGAGGGTTACATTATTGATTCATCCCCTGAACTTGGTTATCGTCTGATCAAAACCCCTAACAGACTCTTACCCTATGAAATACAGCTAGACCTGGCCACTAACTTTATTGGGCAGGAAATTCATCACTACTCTGAGGTGGATTCCACCAACGAAGTTGCCAAAGAACTTGCTGAGAAAGGCGCAGTAGAAGGAACCATTGTTATAGCTGAAAGTCAGCGCAGTGGTAAAGGCAGACGGGGTAAAAAGTGGTTGTCACCTTCAGGGGGGGTTTGGATGACTATAATACTCCGACCAGACATTCCCCTGTCTCAGGCCCCTTTATTAACACTGGTAACCGGGGTGGCTGTTGCTGAAACACTGGCCAAGGATTGCAGCCTGGATGTGGGTATAAAATGGCCCAATGACATATTAATTGGTGAAAAAAAGGTCTGTGGAATACTGACTGAAGCCAGTGCCATTGGCAAAAGACTGGATTATGTGGTGGTGGGTATTGGTATTGATCTTAATGTTGATGTAGAAGCTTTCCCTCCAAAACTGCGAGAAGGTGCAACATCCCTCAAAAGGGAACTTGATAAGGAAATCCAGGGAGTAGAACTGGTGCAGGATTTCTTGGTGAACTTCGAAACCCTTTACAATGATTTCACCAACGGAAAATTCACAGAAATACTTAACCAGTGGCGCAGACTCTCCAAAACCATTGGTTCTTATGTAGAAGTTCACCAAAAGGGTAGAACTGTTCGAGGAGAAGCTGTGGGTATAAGCAAAGAAGGTATTCTCATTCTGGAAATGGATGATGGCAGTCTGCACAAAGTTATATCCGGAGAATGCATACACTTTAAAGGGAATTAA
- a CDS encoding acetyl-CoA carboxylase biotin carboxylase subunit gives MFDKVLVANRGEIAIRVMRACRELDVKSVAVYSEADKNSLFAKYADESYCIGGPSPADSYLNIPRILEVAEKSGADALHPGYGFLAENPHLGDKCDQNGLKLIGPSGSVIEAMGSKIESRKLMEKAGVPVIPGNSKGVTDPDEALKIAEAIGYPVIVKASAGGGGIGMRTVYEEDELLRALESTQSVAASAFGDSTVFIEKYVEEPRHIEFQILADEHGNTIHVADRECSIQRRHQKLIEEAPSPIMTDELREQMGQAAVKAASSIGYTNAGTVEFLYSNEEFYFLEMNTRIQVEHPITEVVTGVDLVKEQLKIASGRELCCTQDDIQVRGHAIECRINAEDPLADFAPNPGKITGYRSPGGPGVRVDSGVYMNYTIPPYYDSMISKLIVWGRNRNEAITRMRRALSEYIILGVKTTIPFHKSMMLSPSFWEAKLHTHFVDEYRKEIMDNMEKVIREDKEKEARLKSTFLPSKRVAAVSAAVSSHIISSMANKKK, from the coding sequence ATGTTTGACAAGGTCCTGGTTGCCAACCGTGGAGAGATTGCCATCAGGGTGATGCGCGCCTGCAGAGAGCTGGACGTGAAGAGTGTTGCTGTATATTCAGAAGCAGATAAAAACTCGCTCTTCGCCAAGTACGCCGATGAATCATACTGTATAGGAGGACCCTCACCGGCAGATAGTTACCTGAATATTCCCCGGATCCTGGAAGTTGCCGAAAAATCAGGGGCAGATGCACTGCACCCTGGATACGGTTTCCTGGCTGAAAACCCCCACTTAGGGGATAAATGTGATCAGAATGGATTAAAACTCATAGGTCCATCGGGTTCGGTTATTGAAGCCATGGGGAGCAAGATTGAATCACGTAAACTTATGGAAAAAGCAGGTGTTCCTGTAATACCTGGTAACAGTAAGGGAGTAACTGATCCAGATGAAGCCCTTAAAATTGCAGAAGCCATTGGTTACCCGGTGATAGTTAAAGCATCCGCTGGTGGTGGGGGCATAGGTATGCGTACAGTCTATGAGGAAGATGAACTGTTACGTGCCCTGGAATCCACCCAATCCGTGGCAGCATCTGCATTTGGAGATTCCACTGTTTTTATCGAAAAGTATGTGGAGGAACCCCGCCATATTGAATTCCAGATCTTAGCAGATGAACATGGTAACACCATCCATGTGGCTGACCGGGAGTGCAGTATCCAGCGCAGACACCAAAAACTCATTGAGGAAGCACCTTCACCAATTATGACTGATGAACTCAGGGAACAAATGGGCCAGGCTGCTGTTAAAGCAGCTTCATCAATCGGATACACCAATGCCGGAACTGTGGAATTCCTTTACTCAAATGAAGAATTTTATTTCCTGGAAATGAACACCCGTATCCAGGTAGAACACCCCATAACCGAAGTGGTCACTGGAGTGGATCTGGTTAAAGAACAACTTAAGATCGCCTCAGGACGAGAGTTATGCTGCACCCAGGATGACATCCAGGTACGAGGTCATGCTATTGAGTGTAGAATCAATGCTGAGGACCCTTTAGCAGATTTCGCCCCCAACCCTGGTAAAATAACAGGTTATCGCTCGCCAGGAGGTCCGGGAGTGCGTGTGGATAGTGGGGTTTACATGAACTACACCATACCCCCATACTATGATTCCATGATCTCCAAGCTCATTGTCTGGGGACGTAACCGTAATGAAGCCATAACCAGGATGAGGCGAGCCCTCTCGGAATACATTATATTGGGAGTGAAAACCACCATTCCATTCCATAAGTCCATGATGTTAAGCCCTAGTTTCTGGGAAGCAAAATTACACACTCACTTTGTGGATGAATACCGTAAGGAAATAATGGACAACATGGAAAAAGTCATCAGGGAAGATAAAGAAAAAGAAGCCCGGCTTAAATCAACATTTTTACCATCTAAAAGAGTTGCTGCAGTTTCAGCAGCTGTTTCAAGCCACATCATTAGTTCCATGGCCAATAAAAAGAAATGA
- the rtcA gene encoding RNA 3'-terminal phosphate cyclase has product MIEIDGSFGEGGGALLRVSTALSALTGNAFAISNIRSSRPKPGLMPQHLNAALALAQLSNAEVTGLELGSTQMTFTPDQISGGKLEVDVKTAGSITLILQALIIPSLFADQRVEINIKGGTDVRWAPPVDYLEHVTLPVLNSMGAAVDLEVLQRGYYPRGGGMVRALIEPVEKLKPLRLHDLEVDVIRGISHATKLPPHVAIRQAQAAEKKIHSAGYEAEIEIKSDDNNALGPGSGLVLWSEFKNKSTPRVGASSRGEVGKRAEIVGRQAAEEILSWLSKGAALDKYMGDQIIPYMALTGSSSVRISELTQHTLTNIYAAEKFTDKKFQVDGGLGEVTTITV; this is encoded by the coding sequence ATGATAGAAATCGATGGATCATTTGGGGAAGGTGGAGGAGCTCTTTTAAGAGTTTCAACAGCCCTTTCAGCCTTAACTGGGAATGCATTTGCCATTTCCAATATCAGGAGCAGCCGGCCAAAGCCCGGGCTGATGCCACAACACTTAAACGCAGCCCTGGCTCTGGCTCAACTCTCCAACGCAGAGGTCACTGGATTGGAATTAGGTTCAACCCAGATGACTTTCACTCCAGACCAGATAAGTGGGGGGAAACTGGAGGTGGATGTAAAAACTGCCGGTAGCATAACACTGATCCTTCAAGCTCTGATAATACCCTCGTTATTTGCGGATCAGAGGGTTGAAATTAATATCAAAGGTGGTACTGATGTTAGATGGGCCCCACCAGTGGATTATCTGGAACATGTAACCCTACCGGTATTGAATTCCATGGGTGCTGCTGTTGATCTGGAAGTACTACAGCGCGGATATTATCCTCGTGGTGGGGGTATGGTGCGTGCCCTGATTGAGCCAGTGGAGAAATTGAAACCATTAAGGCTCCATGATCTGGAGGTGGATGTTATCAGAGGAATATCCCATGCCACCAAGCTCCCGCCTCATGTGGCCATCAGGCAAGCCCAGGCTGCCGAGAAAAAAATCCACAGTGCAGGTTATGAAGCTGAAATCGAGATAAAATCAGATGATAATAATGCTCTAGGCCCAGGTTCAGGGCTGGTACTCTGGAGCGAGTTTAAAAATAAAAGCACACCCCGTGTGGGTGCCAGTTCCCGGGGAGAAGTGGGTAAGCGGGCAGAAATAGTTGGAAGGCAAGCAGCAGAAGAGATTTTATCATGGTTATCAAAAGGAGCTGCCCTGGACAAATATATGGGTGATCAGATCATTCCCTACATGGCCCTTACGGGCTCATCATCAGTCAGAATATCAGAACTGACCCAGCACACCCTCACCAACATCTACGCTGCCGAGAAGTTCACCGACAAAAAATTCCAAGTGGACGGTGGTCTGGGGGAAGTAACCACAATCACAGTTTGA
- the rpl3p gene encoding 50S ribosomal protein L3, whose protein sequence is MARHHQPRKGSVAFSPRKRAARESPRISSWPEREEPGLLGFPGYKVGMTHVTQMDNTKNSPTEGMEISTPVTVVETPPIVVMGIRAYTQTSRGLRAMTDVLAQKMDEDLKRKISIPVDYDSEAQLASLKENLDKVVEIRALINTKPRMASVPKKKPELMECGIGGNSVEDKLEYAASVLGKELTPADVFADGEHTDAIAVTKGKGFQGVIKRWGVRIQYGKAARSSKGRHVGSIGPWSPARTMWTVPMAGQMGYHQRTEYNKKILKIGEAEQADEVNPKGGFVKYGIVKNNYLLLKGSLPGPSKRLVMLRKAMRPHGKHDDAPQISYISTASKQGV, encoded by the coding sequence ATGGCTAGACATCATCAACCTAGAAAAGGATCAGTTGCATTTAGTCCTAGAAAAAGAGCAGCCAGGGAATCACCCCGAATAAGCTCCTGGCCCGAAAGGGAAGAGCCGGGACTTTTAGGATTCCCAGGTTACAAAGTGGGCATGACCCACGTGACTCAGATGGATAACACCAAAAACTCACCCACCGAGGGAATGGAAATTTCCACCCCGGTCACTGTAGTGGAAACCCCACCAATAGTGGTAATGGGTATCCGGGCTTACACCCAGACCAGCCGCGGACTCAGGGCCATGACCGATGTCCTGGCGCAAAAAATGGATGAAGACCTTAAAAGGAAAATCTCCATACCTGTAGACTATGATTCTGAAGCGCAACTGGCAAGTTTAAAAGAAAACCTGGATAAAGTGGTGGAAATCCGAGCACTAATCAACACCAAACCACGAATGGCCAGTGTTCCTAAGAAAAAACCAGAACTAATGGAATGTGGTATTGGCGGAAACAGTGTGGAAGATAAACTGGAATACGCTGCCAGTGTACTGGGAAAAGAACTAACCCCCGCCGATGTTTTCGCCGATGGTGAACACACCGATGCAATAGCAGTGACTAAAGGTAAAGGATTCCAGGGAGTCATAAAAAGATGGGGTGTCCGTATACAGTACGGAAAAGCCGCCCGAAGTAGTAAAGGAAGGCACGTTGGTTCAATCGGACCATGGTCACCCGCCAGAACCATGTGGACAGTGCCCATGGCTGGTCAGATGGGATACCATCAGCGTACAGAGTACAACAAGAAAATCCTCAAAATAGGAGAAGCCGAACAGGCCGATGAGGTTAACCCTAAAGGTGGATTCGTGAAGTATGGGATTGTTAAAAATAATTACTTACTCCTCAAAGGATCATTACCCGGACCATCCAAAAGATTGGTCATGTTAAGAAAGGCAATGAGACCCCACGGAAAACACGACGATGCTCCACAAATATCATATATCAGCACTGCCTCCAAGCAGGGAGTCTAG
- a CDS encoding METTL5 family protein has product MITKKRQLEMALQAIPSHPHPDPNLEQYHTPASIAADVVWNAQAYGDLRDMKVVDLGCGTGILALGVALMGAVEVVGVDVDIDALQVANSEAVRLEVQDKCRFLNMDMNDFHEKADTVIQNPPFGAQKAHRKDADRRFLEKALEVAPVIYSFHLAKTREFLEQIVKALNSNVTHVFNYNFPLPRIYHFHQDEKREVEVVVLRIERME; this is encoded by the coding sequence ATGATAACCAAGAAAAGACAGTTGGAAATGGCCCTGCAGGCTATACCCTCCCATCCCCATCCAGATCCAAACCTGGAACAGTACCACACCCCAGCCAGTATTGCCGCTGATGTTGTATGGAATGCCCAGGCCTACGGTGATCTTCGGGATATGAAAGTGGTGGATCTTGGTTGTGGGACCGGAATCCTGGCCCTGGGAGTAGCTTTAATGGGTGCAGTGGAAGTTGTAGGTGTGGATGTAGATATCGATGCACTCCAAGTGGCAAACTCAGAGGCAGTTAGGCTTGAAGTTCAGGATAAATGTCGGTTTTTGAATATGGATATGAATGATTTCCATGAGAAGGCAGATACAGTTATCCAGAACCCACCATTTGGGGCACAGAAAGCCCATCGGAAGGATGCTGATCGCAGGTTCCTTGAAAAAGCCCTTGAAGTAGCACCAGTTATTTACTCGTTTCACCTGGCCAAGACAAGGGAATTTCTAGAACAGATAGTAAAGGCTCTCAATTCCAATGTAACACATGTTTTTAACTATAATTTCCCCCTACCCCGCATCTATCACTTTCACCAGGATGAGAAACGTGAAGTGGAAGTGGTTGTTTTGAGGATAGAAAGAATGGAGTAA
- a CDS encoding putative RNA uridine N3 methyltransferase translates to MSLKNISIFIPSSFLRETKDLKLKTYKVGLIGRSAALFRATKIVIYSDTEDPEDRKGVKFISDILTYMNTPQYLRKKVFPITRELRNVGILPPLRTPHHPTGELHQGDFRQGLTLKRTKKGTIVDIGADRDALCKEKLSVNRVMSFKVDKLGKEIVISPDEPEFYWGYDVLSTYKSLDDSIDLLKPQPDLVVGTSRYAEPITSVLNEVREGLRGSKHVAILFGGPYSGLHELMGNPGDVLDLEVNTIPNQGTKTVRTEEAVLATLSVFNVLMD, encoded by the coding sequence ATGTCACTTAAGAACATTTCAATTTTTATACCCTCTTCTTTTCTCAGGGAAACAAAAGATTTAAAACTAAAGACATACAAAGTAGGGTTGATTGGCAGATCAGCCGCCCTGTTTCGGGCTACAAAAATCGTTATTTACAGCGATACTGAAGACCCGGAAGACCGTAAAGGGGTAAAGTTTATTAGTGATATCCTCACTTATATGAATACCCCACAGTACCTTCGAAAAAAGGTATTTCCTATAACCCGGGAGTTGCGGAACGTAGGAATACTTCCTCCGCTTAGAACTCCCCATCACCCAACTGGAGAACTCCATCAGGGTGATTTTAGACAGGGACTTACATTAAAAAGGACCAAGAAAGGTACCATAGTTGATATAGGTGCCGACCGGGATGCGTTGTGCAAGGAAAAGCTCAGCGTGAACCGGGTAATGAGCTTTAAGGTAGATAAGTTAGGAAAGGAAATAGTAATTTCTCCTGATGAACCTGAGTTTTATTGGGGGTATGATGTACTGTCTACTTATAAGAGTTTAGATGACAGCATAGATCTGTTAAAACCACAACCTGATCTGGTGGTGGGTACATCGCGCTATGCTGAACCCATCACTTCTGTTTTAAACGAAGTTAGAGAGGGGTTAAGGGGCTCCAAACACGTAGCTATTTTGTTTGGTGGTCCGTATTCGGGCTTACACGAATTAATGGGCAACCCTGGGGACGTACTGGACCTGGAGGTTAACACCATCCCTAATCAGGGAACTAAGACTGTAAGAACTGAAGAGGCAGTTTTAGCTACTTTATCAGTATTTAATGTGCTAATGGATTAG
- a CDS encoding PIG-L family deacetylase: protein MKWNFKIILLAVLIVSLTVMVYSYSQLPFYPPEYPTGPSINAGDRVLVVAPHPDDEVICNGGIISYAVENKAQVKVVVVTDGNDTKTSPLIRHNETINGTKILGLGEENVTFLGYKDGSLRNLLNDYWDYNNPFTASNGSKQVTYPYAFQKNAIYCGANLAENLETVITDFKPTIIIYPSGDDEQFDHQATNGFIEYATVQTGYNGSKYTYLLHLPPNWPSPRSYYPEYYLVPPKQLVGVPNGPEWFVFNLTTHQERLKEESLRTYKTQIVPSSYLLSFLRKNELFAEYHTLNVSRSTDNPSLSECGNGSKTLSNLFYDAAGDGKYHGKEESLDIISVGINVSDGTTNGNSLLSVKTVGEPAQDAVYNIRMNIFNPKGTERVKISVHSGNAEIQREVNGSSTQDNIPVIIKNNTMVTEIPSDIFKNSPYLILSVDATKSGAIIDQTPWRVIKVS, encoded by the coding sequence ATGAAGTGGAATTTTAAAATAATCCTATTAGCAGTTTTGATAGTTTCTTTGACTGTGATGGTTTATTCATACTCACAACTCCCATTTTACCCACCAGAATATCCTACAGGCCCCTCGATAAATGCAGGGGACAGGGTGCTGGTTGTAGCACCCCATCCTGACGATGAGGTTATCTGCAATGGAGGGATAATCAGTTACGCAGTGGAAAACAAAGCCCAGGTTAAGGTGGTGGTGGTTACTGATGGTAATGATACCAAAACTTCACCACTCATACGACATAATGAAACAATCAACGGAACAAAGATACTGGGTTTAGGTGAAGAGAACGTCACATTCCTGGGTTACAAGGATGGAAGTTTAAGGAATCTTTTAAATGATTACTGGGATTATAATAATCCTTTCACTGCTTCAAACGGTTCAAAACAGGTGACTTACCCCTATGCCTTCCAGAAGAACGCCATTTACTGTGGTGCTAACCTGGCAGAAAATCTGGAAACTGTAATCACCGATTTTAAGCCCACCATCATCATCTATCCCAGTGGGGATGATGAACAGTTTGATCATCAGGCCACCAATGGTTTCATTGAGTACGCCACCGTTCAAACCGGATATAATGGAAGTAAATACACTTACCTGTTACATTTACCCCCCAACTGGCCCAGTCCTAGGAGTTATTATCCAGAATATTATTTAGTTCCCCCAAAACAACTGGTTGGGGTTCCAAATGGTCCTGAATGGTTTGTATTTAATCTCACCACCCACCAGGAGCGTTTGAAAGAGGAATCATTACGGACCTATAAGACCCAAATTGTCCCCTCATCATATTTACTATCATTCCTGCGTAAAAATGAGTTATTCGCTGAATATCATACACTGAATGTGTCAAGGTCCACTGATAATCCATCACTTAGTGAATGTGGCAATGGTTCTAAAACTTTAAGCAATCTCTTTTATGATGCAGCTGGTGATGGAAAATATCATGGCAAAGAAGAATCACTGGACATAATATCAGTTGGAATAAATGTCAGTGATGGGACAACCAACGGAAATTCATTGCTATCTGTAAAAACAGTGGGTGAACCCGCACAAGATGCAGTGTATAATATTCGTATGAATATTTTCAATCCAAAGGGAACTGAAAGGGTGAAAATCTCAGTTCACAGTGGAAATGCAGAGATACAGAGGGAAGTAAATGGTAGTTCAACCCAGGATAATATTCCAGTAATTATCAAAAACAACACCATGGTAACGGAAATACCCTCTGATATTTTCAAAAACAGCCCTTATTTAATTTTAAGCGTTGATGCCACTAAATCCGGGGCAATAATTGATCAAACACCATGGAGAGTTATAAAAGTAAGCTGA
- a CDS encoding histidine kinase dimerization/phosphoacceptor domain -containing protein: MNIHNKSREHLVNELEESLKRISSLEEENFKLRNDKKRLFPSFETFISDTALDFLELPLEFDIYQFIGEKIEKLIGEGFVIISTYNPYLNTFKVKNVAGNPLKIKILQDNFPDKDLNNFTIQCSSLTKKGKGAILKNQPYRVNGGIFEILGGNVPENQCQELEKLLNIGEIYVTGFKWDERIYGSASIFLDVNDVLDSSALQTMVNLSSVALKNRGAEEALHDSEEKFRNLFNNANDAIFLHKLTEDGISGNFVEVNSIASQILGYTHEELLEMSPKDIEDLESFTGSNHMRDLDENDKITFETVLISKDGVKIPVEISTHIFTLKEDKLSLSIARDITERNKMKEKIQLSLEEKEMLLREIHHRVKNNLMIISSLLNLQSRYIKDEEVLNVFKDSQNRARSMALIHDRLYQSSHLKNIDIGEYIQTLASDLFRTYATDPDRVKLKFNVEEVMIDINTMIPLGLIVNELLSNCLKHAFPNDRSGQIDIGFHHNHPKYRLTVTDNGVGFPENIDYKNTKSLGLRLVNILTDQIDGNIELKRDKGTEFTIEFEEKKYTYK, encoded by the coding sequence ATGAATATTCACAATAAATCCAGAGAACACCTTGTCAATGAGCTGGAAGAGTCACTCAAGAGAATTTCATCACTGGAAGAAGAAAATTTCAAACTCAGAAATGACAAAAAAAGACTTTTCCCATCCTTTGAGACATTTATATCGGATACTGCCCTTGATTTCTTGGAATTACCCCTTGAATTTGATATTTACCAGTTCATAGGTGAAAAAATAGAAAAACTGATTGGTGAAGGTTTTGTAATTATATCTACCTACAATCCGTATCTGAATACTTTTAAAGTAAAAAATGTAGCTGGAAATCCACTAAAGATCAAAATCCTTCAGGATAACTTCCCAGATAAAGACTTAAATAATTTCACCATTCAATGTTCCTCACTCACTAAAAAGGGGAAAGGAGCCATTTTAAAAAACCAACCCTACCGAGTTAATGGGGGTATTTTTGAGATCTTAGGGGGAAATGTTCCTGAAAATCAATGTCAAGAACTTGAAAAGCTCCTGAACATTGGGGAGATATACGTTACTGGATTTAAGTGGGATGAACGGATATATGGCAGTGCCAGCATATTCCTGGATGTTAATGATGTGTTAGATTCCAGTGCACTTCAAACCATGGTGAACCTATCCTCAGTGGCACTTAAAAATAGAGGTGCTGAGGAGGCATTGCATGATAGTGAAGAGAAATTCCGCAACCTATTCAACAATGCTAATGATGCTATTTTCCTGCATAAACTCACTGAAGATGGAATTTCCGGAAATTTTGTTGAGGTTAACAGTATTGCCAGTCAGATACTGGGGTACACCCATGAAGAACTCCTGGAAATGTCACCCAAGGATATTGAGGATCTTGAATCATTCACTGGATCCAACCACATGAGAGACCTGGATGAAAATGATAAAATCACCTTTGAAACAGTTCTAATATCCAAGGATGGTGTTAAAATACCAGTTGAGATCAGCACCCATATTTTCACCTTAAAAGAGGATAAACTGTCTTTATCCATTGCCAGGGATATAACTGAACGTAACAAGATGAAAGAAAAGATACAACTTTCTCTTGAAGAAAAAGAGATGCTTTTAAGGGAAATTCACCACAGGGTTAAGAACAATCTGATGATCATATCCAGTCTTTTGAACCTTCAATCCCGTTATATTAAGGATGAAGAAGTTCTGAATGTTTTCAAAGACAGTCAGAATCGTGCCAGGTCCATGGCACTTATCCATGACAGATTATACCAGTCCAGCCATCTTAAAAATATCGATATTGGGGAGTACATCCAAACACTGGCCAGCGACCTTTTCCGGACTTATGCCACTGATCCAGATCGTGTGAAGCTTAAGTTCAATGTTGAGGAAGTAATGATAGACATCAACACCATGATTCCTTTAGGGCTCATTGTGAATGAACTTCTATCAAACTGCCTGAAACACGCATTTCCCAATGATCGAAGTGGTCAGATAGATATAGGCTTCCATCACAACCATCCCAAATACAGGCTAACAGTCACTGATAATGGTGTGGGGTTCCCGGAAAATATTGACTATAAAAACACAAAATCACTGGGTTTACGTTTGGTTAACATTTTAACTGATCAGATTGATGGAAACATTGAACTCAAAAGGGATAAAGGCACAGAATTCACCATTGAGTTTGAAGAAAAGAAATACACATACAAGTAA
- a CDS encoding TIGR00288 family NYN domain-containing protein — translation MRSFEKLTSYIPLRKSESGGSKNIGLLVDGPNMLRKEFSLNLDLVREIIAEYGNMRVGKVLLNQYASDKLIEAIVNQGFTPIVVAGDTDVYMAVEAMELIYNPNIDVVALMTRDADFLPIINKAKENGKETLVIGAEPGFSAALQNSADDAIILKAESHKKYSKDD, via the coding sequence ATGCGAAGTTTTGAAAAATTAACTTCTTACATCCCGCTTAGAAAGTCAGAATCAGGGGGATCTAAAAATATAGGACTCCTGGTGGATGGCCCTAACATGCTGAGGAAGGAATTCAGCCTTAATTTAGATTTGGTACGGGAGATAATAGCAGAATATGGTAATATGAGGGTGGGTAAGGTTCTTTTGAACCAGTATGCCTCAGACAAACTCATCGAAGCCATAGTAAACCAGGGATTCACACCTATTGTGGTGGCAGGAGATACTGATGTTTACATGGCAGTTGAGGCCATGGAACTTATCTACAATCCCAATATTGATGTAGTAGCCCTTATGACTCGGGATGCTGATTTTTTACCAATCATCAATAAAGCTAAGGAAAATGGGAAAGAAACCCTAGTTATTGGAGCTGAACCTGGTTTCAGCGCAGCCCTGCAAAACTCGGCTGACGATGCCATTATCCTGAAAGCAGAAAGTCATAAAAAATATTCTAAGGACGACTGA